Within the Halorhabdus rudnickae genome, the region GCCCGCTCGGTCTCCGCGGAACTGCCTTCCGCGCTGTCGCCGTCCCGCACGTGCGTCGAGAAGTTCACACTGCCCAGGTTACAGACGGCGTGCTCGTCCTCGCTCGTGTTGAGCGTGATCTCCGTACAGAGGTTCGACGAGCGGACCGTGCCCTCGTGGTCCTGTGGCGAGCCGATGTTACAGGGGTCTTTGAACGTCACCCAGGGATGGCCGGTCTCGAACAGCCGCGTCAGGAGCTGTCGCCACAGTTCGTCGGCTTCGACGCGCTCGAAGTTCTCGATCTTTCCGTTCTCGGCGGCCTGTTCGTACTCCCGATACGTTTCGGCGAAATCGCTTCCGGTGGCTTCGTGGAGGTCGGGCACCTCGTCGGGGCTGAACAACGTCCAGGACTCGCCGGCCTGGACGCGCTCCATGAACAGGTCAGGGATCCAGGCGGCGGTGTTCATGTCCGGCGTCCGGCGGCGTTCGTCGCCCGTGTTGCGCTTCAGATCGAGGAATGCCGGGAAGTCCAGGTGCCAGGCCGCCAGATACCCGCAGGCGGCTCCGCGGCGCTTGCCCGAGCGGTTGATCGCCGCCGTCACGTCGTTCGAGATCCGGAGGAAAGGCACGACACCGGTCGATTCGACACCCGTGGACTCGATCATGGCACCCTCGGCGCGCAGCGGCGTCCAGTCGTTGCCCAGCCCGCCGGACCACTTCGAGAGTTTCGCGTGGTGCTTGTAGGCCTCAAAGATCCCCTCCAGGTCGTCAGGGACGGTGGTGAGATAGCACGAGGATAGCTGGGGGTGGGCCGTCCCGCTGTGGAACAGCGTCGGCGTCGAGGGGGTAAATTCGAGTTTCGAGAGAACGTCGTAGAACTCCTTGGCGCGGGCGTCGGGATCGTCTTCCTCGATCGCCAGCCCCATCGCGACGCGCATCCAGAACGCCTGGGGGAGTTCCAGGTGTTCGCCGTCGTTCGTTCGAAGGAAATACCGTTGATACAGTGTCTCCATCGCCAGGTACTCGAAGTGCTCGTCGCGGCCGGGGACGAGATAGTCGGCGAGCGCTCCGAGGTCGAACCGTTCGAGCAACCGGTCGTCGAGCAGGCCGACCTCAACGCCGCGCCGGAGGTTCTCGACGAACGTTTCGCGGTAGGCGCGGTCGAGATCGTCGCCAGTTAGATCCTCACCGATGACTTCGTGATAATACCGTTGGCGAAAGACTCGTGCGGCGATGCGCTTGTACTCGGGATTTCGTTCGATTCGGGCGGTCAGCGCCTGGAGGATCCCTTCGTACACCTCGGCGCGGTCGGCACCGGCATAGAGGTTCTCGTCGATCGCCCGTCGGAGGTCAGCACGCTCCTCGCTGGAGACCGCCGGAGCGTCCGCCGCGATGGCGCGGTCGAGTATCGATACGATTCGGTCAGTGGAACTCGCTGTCTGCTGGCTCATGTGTCTGTGTCGTCGGGCGGGTCGGCCTCCGCGTCGAGAACGGCGTCCAGTTCCCGGCGAAACTCCGCCGGGTCCGAGAACGCCTCGTACACCGAGACAAATCGGAGATACGCGACCGTGTCGCGGTCGCGCAGGTGCTCGGAGACGAGGTCGCCGATCTGCGTCGAGGCGACGATGCGGCCCTCGCGGTCGGCGAGGTCGTCGTGGATAGCCTCGACGATCTCGGTCACTGCCTCCTCGTCGACGGGACGCTTCTCGACGGCGCGTTCGATACCCACCCTGAGTTTCTCTCGATCGAACGGCTCGATGACCCCGTCGCGTTTGCGCACTTGCAGGGACTCCCACTCGGGGCGTTCGTAGGTGGTGAATCGGAACCCACAGTCTCGACACTCCCGACGTCGACGGATCGATGTCCCGTCGGCGCTCGGCTCCGTGTCGAGGACGTGCGTGCGATCGTTCCCGCAATCGGGACAGTCCATGGTTGTCACTATCGAACCCCCGTTGAGGCCCTATATTTTGGGGTCAACGCGAACTAGCTGCAACATGTGCTGTGTTGGTGACCCCGATAAAGCTTTGCCAACCGGATTGTTCTAGTACAATCTCATTTGTATTTCAGGAGCAGAGTACCGCCAGTGATACGAGATAAGCCGGATGGGGACAGCGGATGCCCACTCGTCGAGCGGAAAAGTCAGGCACGATCCGACGCGGCTTGACCGGCCAGCGGACCGAGTTTGAGCGAGACAGCGATCACGACCAGAGCGAGCGCCAGCCCGATCTGGAGCGTCATCGCGGTTTCGATAGTCGTCGCCTCAGCGATCACGCCGACGGTGGCCGGCGCGAGGAAGAAGCCGGTCTGGGCTGCGACGTTGGCGATGACGTTGACGGGACCGGTGAAAGAGGGCCGGGACTCAATGCCCATCGAGATAAGTGTGGGAAACAGCCCCGAGATGAAAAAGCCGATCACGAAGATGAGCGCCAGCAGTGCGGTCCCGGAGGCAAGGACGAGTGCCGCGTACATCGCGACCACGAGGACGAAACCGACACCGACGAGCAGGTCCGTAAACCGGTATCGCTCGGCCAGGTAGCTGAACGCGAGCCGGCCGGGAACGTACGCCGCCAGGTAGATAGACAGCGTGAGGTTGGCGACGGTTTCCGTGAACAGTTCTCCCGCGTAGTACGGCAGCCAGTTGAAGAAGACGCTCTCCATGCTTCCGACGAAGATCAGCGCAATCGCCATACCGTATATCGCGGGTTCCCGGAGCAGCACTGCCACGTCGTCCAGTTCGAGCGACCGCTCGTTGTCGAGTGACTCAGGTCGGTCGAGTCGCCAGAGAGCCACCAGGACCGGGACCAGCGCGATCGCGAGGACGAGATAGGTGACTTGCCAAGAGTACTCCCACATCACGACGGTCACCAAAAGTGGCCCGAGCGTCGCGCCGACGGCCCAGGCCATCGTGTGTAAACTCAAAACGCGAGCTCGCGAGTTGGGGTAGAGGTGACTCAACACCGACCGATCGAGCGACCGGAAGATACCCGTCGAGAAACTCCGGACGCCGATGAAGGCCAGCAAGAGCAGGTACGTCGGCGAGAGACCGAGGACGAGGACGCTACCGATGGTCGCGGCGACGCTGATCAGGAGAAAG harbors:
- a CDS encoding ribonucleoside-diphosphate reductase subunit alpha — protein: MSQQTASSTDRIVSILDRAIAADAPAVSSEERADLRRAIDENLYAGADRAEVYEGILQALTARIERNPEYKRIAARVFRQRYYHEVIGEDLTGDDLDRAYRETFVENLRRGVEVGLLDDRLLERFDLGALADYLVPGRDEHFEYLAMETLYQRYFLRTNDGEHLELPQAFWMRVAMGLAIEEDDPDARAKEFYDVLSKLEFTPSTPTLFHSGTAHPQLSSCYLTTVPDDLEGIFEAYKHHAKLSKWSGGLGNDWTPLRAEGAMIESTGVESTGVVPFLRISNDVTAAINRSGKRRGAACGYLAAWHLDFPAFLDLKRNTGDERRRTPDMNTAAWIPDLFMERVQAGESWTLFSPDEVPDLHEATGSDFAETYREYEQAAENGKIENFERVEADELWRQLLTRLFETGHPWVTFKDPCNIGSPQDHEGTVRSSNLCTEITLNTSEDEHAVCNLGSVNFSTHVRDGDSAEGSSAETERASAPARLDRDHLESTVETAMRMLDNVVDLCFYPTEEAEDSNMRHRPVGLGTMGFHEALMEIGVPMASEAAVEKANRWQEFVAYHAIRTSAELAGERGPYPSFEGSKWDRGILPQDTVDLLEAERGQEIPTDREETLDWDGVRETIAEHGMRNSNTMAIAPTATVSTINGTTASIEPQYSNLYVKSNMSGDFTIVNDHLVADLRDRDLWDAEMLDRIKYHDGSIQEIGEIPDDLQELYRGAFEIDPRHQLRLTAHRQTWIDQSVSHNVFFPSTDGTLLDDIYTTAWELGLKTTYYLRTLGASQIEKSTLDLSEYGKTQHRGDSGSVDGTESDERTTATSDGDTDLASVEDPTCDACQ
- the nrdR gene encoding transcriptional regulator NrdR, yielding MDCPDCGNDRTHVLDTEPSADGTSIRRRRECRDCGFRFTTYERPEWESLQVRKRDGVIEPFDREKLRVGIERAVEKRPVDEEAVTEIVEAIHDDLADREGRIVASTQIGDLVSEHLRDRDTVAYLRFVSVYEAFSDPAEFRRELDAVLDAEADPPDDTDT
- a CDS encoding MFS transporter; its protein translation is MSERTSRRAWTVVLFAFVAFDGALIQARGALVPVFEDVFTVSESYLGLVTPVGTVGFVLAMLIFGTASGRIDIKRFLLISVAATIGSVLVLGLSPTYLLLLAFIGVRSFSTGIFRSLDRSVLSHLYPNSRARVLSLHTMAWAVGATLGPLLVTVVMWEYSWQVTYLVLAIALVPVLVALWRLDRPESLDNERSLELDDVAVLLREPAIYGMAIALIFVGSMESVFFNWLPYYAGELFTETVANLTLSIYLAAYVPGRLAFSYLAERYRFTDLLVGVGFVLVVAMYAALVLASGTALLALIFVIGFFISGLFPTLISMGIESRPSFTGPVNVIANVAAQTGFFLAPATVGVIAEATTIETAMTLQIGLALALVVIAVSLKLGPLAGQAASDRA